The genomic interval GTCGCTGCCCCGGCGGTGCCGAGATAGACCGCCTGGACACTGGGATCGGCTTGCACCTGCGCCACCGTGCCCTCCGAGAGCAGCTTGCCCTGGTGAAGCACCGTCACCCGGGTCGCGAAGCGGCGCATGAAGTCCATGTCGTGCTCGACGACCAGCACGACGCGGCGCTGGGCGATGCGGTGCAGCAGTTCGCCCGTCGCGGTCCGCTCGTCCTGGCTCATGCCTGCGACTGGCTCGTCCAGCAACAGCGCGCGAGGATCCTGCACGAGCATCATGGCGATCTCGAGCCACTGCTTCTGGCCGTGGGAAAGCACTCCCGCGGGAGTGTCACGCTCCCTGGTGAGTCCGCTCTCCTCTAGCGCCACCTCGATCGCCGGATCGACGCCGCGCCGAGCCCGCAGCAGAGACCACGAAGAGCGACGGAGCCCCGCCGCGATGTCGAGATTCTGCAGCACGGAGAGCTGCTCGAACACGCTCGCCGTCTGGAAGGTGCGCCCGACACCGAGCTGGACGATCTTCTGCGTGGACCTGCCCAGCAGTTCCTGGTCGCCCAGCTTCACCGATCCGGTGCCCTTGGACAGGCCGGTGATGGCGTCGATGCAGGTCGTCTTGCCTGCGCCGTTCGGGCCGATGAGGAATCGGACCTCACCCGGGTGGGCGTCGAACGAGACGTCGTCGACGGCGACGAATCCGTCGAACTGGACGTGCAGATTCTCGACGACGAGTGAACCTGCGGCGACGGTCACTTCGTCACCTCCTGGACGTCGGGCTCGAGCACGAGTTCAGGGGCGGAGGGGGATGCGGGTGGAGATTCTCGTGAGCGCCACACCAGACCCTTGGCCCTTCCGAAGAGCGATGACAGTCCCATCGGCAGGAAGAGCGTGACCAGGATGAAGACCAGGCCCAGGATGTAGATCCACCCATCCGGCCAGGTGGAACCGAGGCTCGACTGGCCCCAGCCGATCGCCATCGCACCGAGGGCCGGACCGAAGAGGGAGGCGCGACCGCCCAGTGCCACTCCGGCGATCATGAGGATCGAGGCGGACGCCCCGATCTCTGCCGGCGTGATGATGCCGACGATCGGCACGAACATGGCCCCCGCGACGCTGGCCATGAGAGCGGCGACCACGTAGGCGACCAGCTTGATGTTGGCAGGGTCGTAACCGAGGAACCGCACGCGCTCCTCGGCATCTCGGGTGGCGATCAGCAGCTCGCCGAAGCGGCTGCGGTTGAGCTGCCACACCACCAGCAGGCACGCGACGAGCAGCGCCGCTGCGATCGAGTAGACCATGAGCTTGTTGGCGTCGTCGTTCAGCACGAATCCGAAGAAGTACTTGAAGTCGCTGAGCCCGGTATCCCCTCCGGTCTCGCGGATCGTCGAGCTGATGAGCACCGCCAGCGCCACGGCGAGTGCCTGGGACAGGATCGCGAAGTACGCTCCCTTGATCCTGCGCTTGAACAGGGCATAGCCGAGGACTCCCGCCACGATGACCGGGAGCAGGACGATGGCCAGCAGCGTGAACACGTCGCTGCGGAACGGCTCCCAGAAGGCGGGGAGCCCTCCCGACGGGTCGTACAGGATCATGAACACGGGAAGGCTGTCGGGCCCCGCGCTCTCCAACGTGAGATGCATCGCCATGGCGTAGGCGCCGAGCCCGAAGAAGACGCCCTGACCGAGGACCAGCATTCCGCCTCTGCCCCAGGCCAGACCGATGCCGACCGCCGCGATCGCCCAGCAGCAGTACTTGCCGAGATTGTTGATCCAGTGCATGGAGAGCACGGCGGGGGCGACGACCAGGAGCAGGATGGCGAACACCCCGATCCCGATGAGGGGAAGCCACGGTCTGATTTTCGTCATGTCAACCCCCGGGTGCGGACCGTGAACAGGCCCTGTGGGCGGAACTGCAGGAAGACCACCACGAGCACGAAGGCGAGCACCACGGCCATGCTTCCGGTCGTCCAGTCGGCGAACAGCGACAGTGCGATGCCCAGAGCCCACGCTGCGATCACGGTGCCCTTGATCTGACCGACACCGCCGGCGACGACCACGAGGAAGGCCGGGATGATGTACTGCGTGCCCATCTGGGCATTCGTGCCGCCGATCAGTGAGGCGGCGACACCGGCGACTCCCGCAAGGCCCGATCCCACGAAGAAAGTGATGCGGTCGACGTTGCGGGTTCGGATGCCGCTG from Microbacterium pumilum carries:
- the urtC gene encoding urea ABC transporter permease subunit UrtC, whose amino-acid sequence is MTKIRPWLPLIGIGVFAILLLVVAPAVLSMHWINNLGKYCCWAIAAVGIGLAWGRGGMLVLGQGVFFGLGAYAMAMHLTLESAGPDSLPVFMILYDPSGGLPAFWEPFRSDVFTLLAIVLLPVIVAGVLGYALFKRRIKGAYFAILSQALAVALAVLISSTIRETGGDTGLSDFKYFFGFVLNDDANKLMVYSIAAALLVACLLVVWQLNRSRFGELLIATRDAEERVRFLGYDPANIKLVAYVVAALMASVAGAMFVPIVGIITPAEIGASASILMIAGVALGGRASLFGPALGAMAIGWGQSSLGSTWPDGWIYILGLVFILVTLFLPMGLSSLFGRAKGLVWRSRESPPASPSAPELVLEPDVQEVTK
- the urtD gene encoding urea ABC transporter ATP-binding protein UrtD produces the protein MTVAAGSLVVENLHVQFDGFVAVDDVSFDAHPGEVRFLIGPNGAGKTTCIDAITGLSKGTGSVKLGDQELLGRSTQKIVQLGVGRTFQTASVFEQLSVLQNLDIAAGLRRSSWSLLRARRGVDPAIEVALEESGLTRERDTPAGVLSHGQKQWLEIAMMLVQDPRALLLDEPVAGMSQDERTATGELLHRIAQRRVVLVVEHDMDFMRRFATRVTVLHQGKLLSEGTVAQVQADPSVQAVYLGTAGAATTTGMLVVADSAGIAADAATTHGKQA